One genomic window of Mercenaria mercenaria strain notata chromosome 2, MADL_Memer_1, whole genome shotgun sequence includes the following:
- the LOC123563013 gene encoding uncharacterized protein LOC123563013: MAPSKILETTRGDSGDQFEKVLKRRNTLSTKQHADVPGEVFKHEVSTTDRNPTVNEAFIAPTTFLYKQSSTKAMISHVVNPTDNIPRTETVNECIIQVKNKKLTFQKTVFFITVNATSPKPYIYAMVPTYKIQLCGAVIGHVKPPRLEYLRSKKICYHVIHLIKRFTISAEIFSRKVPHFKNALHPERNIHGYGTEVADKIQTRPESYGHTVYNKSLTEDIYCDIGPPVSNLTDVYNNAISINHTFQQFEKAKTEMICKILLLEMTKYVELIRYMLLDKEVYLFTATAIAEMSAADEMFGRKVSPSCATEGNTALNMFDKSVSVNSKASWCTKSLNLRYLEECVAVPFLQSVTEHQKKYILYTIT; encoded by the coding sequence ATGGCTCCTAGTAAAATTCTCGAAACAACTCGTGGAGACAGCGGTGATCAGTTTGAAAAGGTATTGAAACGTAGAAACACACTTTCTACCAAACAACATGCTGATGTACCTGGCGAAGTGTTCAAGCACGAAGTTTCTACGACGGATAGAAACCCAACAGTTAATGAGGCTTTCATCGCACCGACAACGTTCCTCTACAAGCAATCATCGACCAAAGCTATGATAAGTCATGTGGTAAATCCAACCGACAACATTCCGAGAACTGAAACAGTCAACGAATGCATTATACAAGTGAAAAACAAGAAGTTGACATTTCAAAAAACCGTGTTTTTTATTACTGTGAATGCCACATCGCCAAAGCCCTACATTTACGCGATGGTTCCAACGTACAAAATTCAATTATGCGGGGCAGTTATCGGCCATGTGAAACCTCCAAGGCTCGAGTACCTCAGATCTAAGAAAATCTGTTATCATGTCATACATCTGATCAAGAGGTTTACCATTAGTGCGGAAATCTTTAGCCGCAAGGTACCTCATTTCAAGAACGCATTACACCCAGAAAGAAATATTCATGGCTACGGAACAGAAGTCGCGGACAAAATACAGACACGGCCAGAAAGCTATGGTCATACGGTATACAATAAATCACTGACCGAAGATATCTATTGTGACATTGGACCTCCAGTCTCAAACCTGACCGACGTCTATAATAATGCGATATCTATAAACCACACCTTTCAACAGTTTGAGAAAGCTAAAACGGAAATGATTTGCAAGATATTATTACTTGAAATGACCAAGTATGTAGAGCTGATCCGCTACATGCTCTTAGATAAAGAAGTCTATCTATTCACGGCAACTGCAATCGCCGAGATGTCAGCTGCTGATGAAATGTTCGGTCGCAAGGTATCTCCGAGCTGTGCGACTGAAGGAAACACAGCCTTAAACATGTTCGACAAATCAGTCTCTGTGAACTCAAAGGCCTCATGGTGCACCAAATCTTTAAATCTCCGGTATTTAGAGGAATGCGTGGCCGTACCGTTTCTCCAATCTGTAACAGAACACCAGAAGAAGTACATCTTGTATACGATCACGTAA